The sequence below is a genomic window from Candidatus Hydrogenedentota bacterium.
AACCCCTTCGGGCTTCGCCCGGAAACATGGAGTGGCACATCATGCGCAGACGTGGATTTACCTTGATTGAGCTGCTGGTGGTCATCGCGATCATCGGCATCCTGGCGGCGATCCTGCTGCCGGCGCTGGCGCGCGCGCGCGAGTCGGCACGGCGGGCAAGCTGCCAGAACAACCTGAAACAGCTCGGGCTCACCCTGAAGATGTACGCGAATGAGGCCAAGGGCTCGTTCCCCACGATTGACATCTTCTCGTGTCAGGACGCATTTGCGACGGGCACGGACCCCTCCTTCGTGCTGAACATGATGCAGGTGTTCCCCGAGTACCTGAGCGATCCCGAGGCGACGCTGTGCCCCTCCGACCCGGACGGGACGGACGTGGCGACGGTGTTTGACGAGGCGGACAACATGGCGATGGTGTGGGGCGGCAGCGGCATGGTCAACACGACCGGCGTCCCCAACAAGGAGTTCTACCCCTGCGAGTATGACAACGACAATGCCAGCTACTTCTACATGGGCTGGGCGCTGCAGTACCCGGGCATCACGGACGACCCGCACATCTTCCCGAACACCGGGGGGGGGCAGATGGCCCTGCTCAACGATGCGGTGGCCTACTTCATCGCCAAGGGCATTGACTCCACCGTGATGCAGTCGTTTTCCGCGGCGATTCAGCAAATGATGACGCGCATGAACGACCCGGCGCTGGACGCCCTCGACCCGCTGGACGAGGACATCGACGCCGGCAGCGTGACGGTGTACCGCCTGCGCGAGGGCATCGAGCGCTTCTTCATCACGGACATCAACAATCCCGGCGCGAGCAACATGGCGCAGAGCACCCTCAGCGTCATGAGCGACTGGGTCAACTCCAAGACCGGCAAGGACGACATGCAGTTCAACCACCTGCCGGGCGGCTCGAACGTGCTGTTCATGGACGGCCATGTCGAGTTCCTGCGCTACCCGAACGTGTGGCCCGTGAGCCCGCTGTTCGCGGGCATCATCGCCGGCTGACGCGCCGCGCCCCTCCCGCCTTTTTGCCGGCGGCCGGAACACAGTGTTCCGGCCGCCGGTTCCTTTGTGGCCGGATGCGTGCCGTTGACTCCCCCGGCGGCCGCGGCGTATGGTAGCGCCCATGTCCACCGTGCGGCTTGACATCGCCGATCCTTTGACCCGGCTGACCCTGGAGGCCCTCCTGCGCGCCGCCGGGCACGCCGTGTGCCATGACGGGGGGGATGTCCTCGTCACCGACACGCCGCGCCATGCCGTGGAGGCCGCCGCGGCCCTCCCCGCGCTGGTGGTGGCCATGCCCGCCGGGCTGCCGGAGGCGGCTGCGGCCGTGGCCGCGGGCGCGGCGGGGATCATCCACCTGCCGCTGGTGCCCGGCGAGGCCACCGCGCTCGTGCGGCGCGCCGTGACCGGCCGCACGGCGGACCCGGACACGCCCGCGCCGGGCGAGGACCTGTCCCTGGCGGCCGCGGAGCGCCGCCATATCGTGCGGGTGCTCCGGCTGTGCCACGGCAACCGCGCCGAGGCCGCCCGCGTGCTGGGCATCGGCCGCAACACCCTGTGGCGCAGGCTCCGCGACACCGGCCCCACCCCCTGATTTTCCCCCCGCGAAAGGATTTGCCCAAACGATGAACACCGCCCTTGACTGCATCCCCTGCCTGGTGCGCAGCGCGCTCGACGCCTCCCGCCTCTTCACCGACGACCCGGCGGTCCACGAGCGCATCGTGCGCGAGGTGCTGCAAACCACCGCCGCCATGGACCTGTCCATCCGGCCGCCCCTCATGGCCCAGCGCATCCACCGCCGCCTGCGCGAGCTGACGGGCAACGGCGACCCCTACGGCCCCGCCAAGGAGCGGTTTAACGCCCTCGCCGCGGAGCTGCTGCCCGCGCTCGAGGCGGAGCTGGACGCCGCGGCCGACCCGTTCAACATGGCGGTCCGCCTGGCCATCGCGGGGAACATCATTGACCTGGGCCCCAACCTCCACCTGTCCGAGGCGCACATCCGCGCAAGCCTGGAGCAGGCCCTCGCCACCCCCCTCGACGGCGACTCGGACGCCTTCCGGCGGGAGATTGACGCCGCCCGCGACATCCTCTACCTCGCCGACAACGCGGGGGAGATCTACTTTGACCGGCCCCTGCTCAAGCGCCTGCCGGCGGGCCGGGTCACCGTGGCCGTGCGCGGCCTGCCCGTGCTCAACGACGCCACGCTGAAGGACGCCCGCGAGGCGGGGCTCCACGAGCTGGCCCGCCTCATGGACAACGGGTCCGACGCGCCCGGCACGGTGATTGAGGAGTGCAGCGACGCCTTCCGCGCGGCCTTCGAGAACGCCGACCTCCTCATCGCCAAGGGCCAGGGAAACTTCGAGACCCTCATCGGCTGCGGCCGCCCCGTGTGGTACCTCTTCAAGGCGAAATGCGCCGTCGTCGCCCGGGAAGTGGGAAAACCCCTGAACACCCACCTGCTGATGCGCGAGCCCGGGAAAAACTAAAAGTTGTCAGACCGGTCGGACAAGTCGGACCTGTCCGACAGGTCAGCCGTTGCCGTTGAGCCGCGCGAAACTCTTCCGGTTGTCGGCGTGGAGCCGTTTGAACACCGCGTAGTTGCGGTCGTAGACCGCGCGGTGAGTCGGGTCGGGCGTGTGGGTGCGCGTGATCCGCACGGACCGGGCGACCGCCGGGAAGTCGGGGTAGACGCCCAGGGCCAGGCCGCAGCAGGCGGCGGCGCCCGCGGCGCCGGCGTTCTGCGGGTTCTCCACCACGGCGACGGTGCGGCCCGTGATGTCGGCGAGCATTTGCGCCGTGACGGACGAGAGCGCGCCGCCGCCCACGAAGCGCAGCGGGTCGTTGATGGGGAACTTCCGCGCCATGCACTCCAGATACCAGCGTTTCTGGTAGAGGATGCCCTCGACCACCGCGCGGATGAGCCTCCGCTTTCCCGTGTCCAGGCTGAGGTTAAAGAACATGCCGCGCGCGTTGGGGTCCTCGAAGGGAGACCGGTTGCCGTGGAGCCAGGGGGTGAAGATCACGCCGCCCGCGCCGGGCGGGGCCTCGCCGACCACCTGTCCGAGGTACTCCAGCAGCGTGGTGTGGCGCGTGTCGGGGTCCTCGGTCATGGGACGCTTGGAGAGGTAGACCCCGATCTCGTCGAGGGCGATGTGGTCGCGCACCCACTCCAGGCACTTGCCCGAGGTTTCCTGCTCGCCGATGTAGTTGTAGTGGCCCGGCCGCGCGCCGAGGATGGACGCCATGAAGTGCGTGATGTCCAGGGTGCGGCGCGTGAGCACGGCGGCCACCCACCCGGAGGTGCCGATGTAGACGTGCGTGTCCCCGGGCTCCACGCACCCCGCGCCCAGGGCCTGCATGGTCAGGTCGCCGCCGCCGTTCACCACGGCGATGCCCGGCTCCAGGCCGAGGTCGCGGGCCGCCTCCGCCGTGAGGGCGCCCGCCGTCTCCGCCGCCTTCACCACCGGGGGCAGGTGCGCCGGGTTCACGCCGTGCATCCGGCAGAGCAGGCCGCTCCAGCCGCGGCCGCCCCCGCGCGTGTCGTAGAGGAAGGTGGCGTGGGCGCCGTCGTCCGTCATGGCGGGGCGGCCCGTGCAGCGCAGGGCGAGGTAGTCGCGGATGTCGAGCCACCACGCCAGCCGCGCGAAGAGCTCCGGCTCGCACTCGCGCATCCACAGGTACTTCCAGACGGGGTCCTTCACGCTCGCCGACACGCCGCCCGCCAGGGGGAGCGACGCGGCGAGCAGGGGCGCGTGAATGCCGCTCACGGCGGGGAAGCGCCGCAGGATGCGGGCGCACTGCGCGCCGCCGCGCTGGTCCATGTAGGTCATGCCCCGCCGCAGGGCGCGGCCCGACGCGTCCACGGGCACGAAGCTCTGCATGCCGGCCGAGAAGGAGACGGCGCGCACGGCGGCCGGGGGGACGCCGCAGTCCCGCAGGACCGCCGCGGTGCCCTCGGCCAGGGCGCGCCACCAGTCGTCGGGGTCCTGCTCCGACCCGCCTTCGGGGGTGATGTGGAGGGGGTACTCGCGCACGGCGCGGCCCAGCAGCTCCAGGCGTTCCCCCAGGCGGAAAAGGCAGGTCTTCGCGCCCGTCGTGCCGACATCGTAGCCGATGACGAGGGGGGCGTCCATCGGGGTCACTTTTTCTCCCACTGCTTGGAGTATTTTTTCAGGAAGACCTGGTGCATGACCCACGCCTCAAACTTGTTGATGCCCTTCGCGCCGCCGAGGAACTCCGCCTCGATGAAGGCCTTGCAGCCCTTCTCCAGCACCTGGCAGCACAGCAGCGCCTCGTCCAGCGAGCGGCCCAGGCAGACCGCGCCGTGGTTCGCCATGAGCGCCGCCATGCGCCCCTGGAGGGCCTTCATGGTCACGCGGACAATCTTTTTCGTGCTCGGCAGGGCGTAGTCCGCCACGCGCACGCTGGGGCCGATGAGCTGGGCGACGTCGTCCAGGATCGGCGGCAGCTCCCGCCGCGCGGCGGCCAGCGTGGAGGCGTTGGGCGAGTGCGCGTGGATGACCGCGTTGATCTCCCTGCGCTCCAGGTAGACCGTGCGGTGCAGGTCGCGCTCGCTGGAGGGCTTGGGCCCCTCCCATTCCCCCGTGGCGAGGTCCACCACCGGCATGTCCTCCGCCGCGAGGGCGGCGTAGTCCGCGCCGCTGGGCGTGACCACCATCTTGTCGCCCACGCGGACGCTCACATTGCCCCAGGTGCCCACGACCAGGCCCGTCTCCACGAGCCGCAGGCCCATCTGCCGGACCGCCTCCCTTGCCGCGCCGATGTCGCTCATGTCGTTGCTCCCTTCGCCGAAACGTCCGCCTGCGCCAGCACGCGCCCAAAGCGCGCGAGGGCGTCGTCAACCACCTCGTCCGTGTCCGCCGCGCTGGTGTAGAGGCGGCTGCCCGCCAGCGTGACCAGCCCCTCGGCGGCGTAGGCCGCGCCGTACTCCTCCATGGCGTGCTTGCGGGTCTTGATCTCCTTCAGCACGCTCAGGATGCGCAGGTAGTTCAGCTCGATGAACATGGCCGCCACGGTCTCCAGGTGGCAGATGGACCCCTGGTTGTACGCCGCGAAGGGGAGCCCGTTGTCCTGGATGATCTTCTGAAGGCCCTTCGTGAGCCGGTCGCCCGCGCGGCCCGCCACGGCGCACGCGTTGGTGCGCGCAATCTCCTGGATGGCGAAGTAGCCCGCCGCCGCGCTCAGGGGGTTCGCCGCCAGCGTGCCGCCGACGTAGGCCCGCTTCTTCCCGCTCTCGAGCCCCGCCGCCATGCGCAGGATCAGGTCGCGCCGGCCGCCCACGCCGCCCGCGGCGGGATAGCCCCCCGCCACCACCTTGCCGAAGACCGTCAGGTCGGGCCGCACGTTGAAATAGCCCTGCGCGCCGCCCAGGCCGATGCGGAACCCCGTGACCACCTCGTCGAAGATCAGCAGGGCGCGGTACTTGTCGCACAGCCGCCGCACGCCCGCGTTGTACTCCCTGTCCACGGGCCGCGTGCCGCTTTCCGGGCCGACGGGCTCGATGAGCACCGCCGCCGTGCCGCCGCGCAGGCGGTTGCAGAACAGCACCCGCTCGAGGCTGTCCAGGTCGTTCGGCGCGGCCTCGTGCGTGTACTTCACGCAGGACCGGGGGATGCCGTGGGCCTCGAAGCGGCCGGACTTCGGGATCTTCAGGCTGTACACCATCTGGTCCGACCAGCCGTGGTACGCGCCGCCGATCTTGATGACCCGCTTTTTGCCCGTGGCCAGCCGGGCCACGCGCACCGCCGCCATCACCGCCTCCGTGCCGCTGCCCAGCATGCGGAACATCTCCACGGCGGGCATGTGGTGGTTGATCTCCCGCGCGATCTTCAGCTCGAACTCGTGGAAGAGCCCCGTCACGGGGCCGCACTTGCGCAGCAGCTCCATGACCGGCTCCAGCACCGCCGGCGGGTTCGACCCCAGCACCGTCGGCCCGCCCGCCTGGAGGAAGTCAATGTACTGGTTGCCGTCCACGTCGTACAGATAGGCCCCCTCGGCGCGGTCCATCACCAGAGGGAAGGGGTAGTTGAACGACAGGTTGTGCTGCACGCCGCCGGGGATGAACTGCTTGGCCTCCTCGACCAGGGCGCGCGATTTCGGGCACTGGCGGTCGAGGCGGTCGAGCCAGCCCTTCATGGCGTCGCGCTTGAGCGTGACGGGGGGCTGCTTCATGAGGGCGTCAATCTGTCCGTAGATTTTTCCGGCGTCCGGGTATTCCGAGATGGCGTATGACATGGCGCTGCACTCCGATCGGTTGGCGTCCG
It includes:
- a CDS encoding DUF1559 domain-containing protein, producing MRRRGFTLIELLVVIAIIGILAAILLPALARARESARRASCQNNLKQLGLTLKMYANEAKGSFPTIDIFSCQDAFATGTDPSFVLNMMQVFPEYLSDPEATLCPSDPDGTDVATVFDEADNMAMVWGGSGMVNTTGVPNKEFYPCEYDNDNASYFYMGWALQYPGITDDPHIFPNTGGGQMALLNDAVAYFIAKGIDSTVMQSFSAAIQQMMTRMNDPALDALDPLDEDIDAGSVTVYRLREGIERFFITDINNPGASNMAQSTLSVMSDWVNSKTGKDDMQFNHLPGGSNVLFMDGHVEFLRYPNVWPVSPLFAGIIAG
- a CDS encoding DUF89 family protein, which gives rise to MNTALDCIPCLVRSALDASRLFTDDPAVHERIVREVLQTTAAMDLSIRPPLMAQRIHRRLRELTGNGDPYGPAKERFNALAAELLPALEAELDAAADPFNMAVRLAIAGNIIDLGPNLHLSEAHIRASLEQALATPLDGDSDAFRREIDAARDILYLADNAGEIYFDRPLLKRLPAGRVTVAVRGLPVLNDATLKDAREAGLHELARLMDNGSDAPGTVIEECSDAFRAAFENADLLIAKGQGNFETLIGCGRPVWYLFKAKCAVVAREVGKPLNTHLLMREPGKN
- a CDS encoding carbohydrate kinase; the protein is MDAPLVIGYDVGTTGAKTCLFRLGERLELLGRAVREYPLHITPEGGSEQDPDDWWRALAEGTAAVLRDCGVPPAAVRAVSFSAGMQSFVPVDASGRALRRGMTYMDQRGGAQCARILRRFPAVSGIHAPLLAASLPLAGGVSASVKDPVWKYLWMRECEPELFARLAWWLDIRDYLALRCTGRPAMTDDGAHATFLYDTRGGGRGWSGLLCRMHGVNPAHLPPVVKAAETAGALTAEAARDLGLEPGIAVVNGGGDLTMQALGAGCVEPGDTHVYIGTSGWVAAVLTRRTLDITHFMASILGARPGHYNYIGEQETSGKCLEWVRDHIALDEIGVYLSKRPMTEDPDTRHTTLLEYLGQVVGEAPPGAGGVIFTPWLHGNRSPFEDPNARGMFFNLSLDTGKRRLIRAVVEGILYQKRWYLECMARKFPINDPLRFVGGGALSSVTAQMLADITGRTVAVVENPQNAGAAGAAACCGLALGVYPDFPAVARSVRITRTHTPDPTHRAVYDRNYAVFKRLHADNRKSFARLNGNG
- a CDS encoding class II aldolase/adducin family protein — its product is MSDIGAAREAVRQMGLRLVETGLVVGTWGNVSVRVGDKMVVTPSGADYAALAAEDMPVVDLATGEWEGPKPSSERDLHRTVYLERREINAVIHAHSPNASTLAAARRELPPILDDVAQLIGPSVRVADYALPSTKKIVRVTMKALQGRMAALMANHGAVCLGRSLDEALLCCQVLEKGCKAFIEAEFLGGAKGINKFEAWVMHQVFLKKYSKQWEKK
- a CDS encoding aminotransferase class III-fold pyridoxal phosphate-dependent enzyme is translated as MVAPIADANRSECSAMSYAISEYPDAGKIYGQIDALMKQPPVTLKRDAMKGWLDRLDRQCPKSRALVEEAKQFIPGGVQHNLSFNYPFPLVMDRAEGAYLYDVDGNQYIDFLQAGGPTVLGSNPPAVLEPVMELLRKCGPVTGLFHEFELKIAREINHHMPAVEMFRMLGSGTEAVMAAVRVARLATGKKRVIKIGGAYHGWSDQMVYSLKIPKSGRFEAHGIPRSCVKYTHEAAPNDLDSLERVLFCNRLRGGTAAVLIEPVGPESGTRPVDREYNAGVRRLCDKYRALLIFDEVVTGFRIGLGGAQGYFNVRPDLTVFGKVVAGGYPAAGGVGGRRDLILRMAAGLESGKKRAYVGGTLAANPLSAAAGYFAIQEIARTNACAVAGRAGDRLTKGLQKIIQDNGLPFAAYNQGSICHLETVAAMFIELNYLRILSVLKEIKTRKHAMEEYGAAYAAEGLVTLAGSRLYTSAADTDEVVDDALARFGRVLAQADVSAKGATT